In Elusimicrobiaceae bacterium, a single window of DNA contains:
- a CDS encoding YgeY family selenium metabolism-linked hydrolase, whose translation MLDRKILAEAVAKYETEMVQFARDLVAIPGFSTTEEKVARRIAQEMKKVGFDRVTLDKMGNVIGFLGTGKTKIMLDAHIDTVGIGDPKAWKWDPFRGKFEKGVIYGRGSTDQKLAMVSMVYAAKLIKEQRLGGDYTFIVVGSCMEEDCDGLPLLHIINKEKIRPDYVVLTEPTNLQVYRGHRGRMEMKVVTKGRSCHASAPERGDNAIVKMAPIALEITKLNDRLKKDKFLGKGTVAVTSTECKTPSLNAVPDECTIYLDRRLTAGETMKSAVAEIAKLPSVKKAKAKVEVLRYEAVAWTGLKVGQEKYFPTWVLPENHKLVRAGLKAAELVHGKKQKAGKWVFSTNGVASAGRLKIPTIGFGPADEVYAHTVNEHVKVEDLLKAAVFYAAVPQYLIVNH comes from the coding sequence ATGCTCGACCGAAAAATACTCGCAGAAGCCGTGGCCAAATATGAAACTGAAATGGTGCAGTTCGCGCGCGATCTTGTAGCCATACCGGGGTTTTCCACCACCGAGGAAAAAGTGGCCAGGCGCATCGCGCAGGAAATGAAGAAAGTGGGGTTTGACAGGGTGACGCTCGACAAGATGGGCAATGTGATCGGGTTTCTGGGCACCGGCAAAACGAAAATCATGCTGGACGCGCATATAGACACCGTAGGCATCGGCGACCCCAAAGCCTGGAAGTGGGACCCGTTCAGGGGCAAATTTGAAAAAGGCGTGATTTACGGGCGCGGCTCGACTGACCAGAAGCTGGCGATGGTTTCCATGGTTTACGCCGCCAAGCTTATAAAGGAACAGCGGCTGGGCGGGGACTATACCTTTATAGTGGTGGGTTCCTGCATGGAAGAGGATTGCGACGGGCTGCCGCTTCTGCACATTATCAATAAAGAGAAGATCAGGCCTGACTATGTGGTGCTGACCGAGCCGACCAATCTGCAGGTGTATCGCGGGCACCGCGGCCGCATGGAAATGAAAGTGGTCACCAAAGGCCGTTCGTGCCACGCTTCCGCGCCGGAACGGGGCGACAACGCGATCGTCAAAATGGCGCCGATCGCGCTCGAGATCACCAAACTTAACGACCGGCTTAAAAAAGACAAATTTCTTGGCAAGGGCACCGTGGCGGTGACCTCCACGGAATGCAAGACCCCGTCGCTCAACGCCGTGCCGGACGAATGCACGATTTATCTGGACCGCCGGCTTACGGCGGGCGAAACCATGAAATCCGCCGTGGCGGAAATCGCGAAGCTGCCGTCGGTAAAAAAAGCGAAAGCGAAAGTGGAGGTGCTGCGGTACGAGGCGGTCGCGTGGACGGGCCTTAAAGTCGGCCAGGAAAAGTATTTCCCCACCTGGGTGCTGCCGGAAAACCATAAGCTGGTGCGGGCGGGCCTCAAAGCCGCCGAGCTGGTGCACGGCAAGAAACAGAAAGCCGGCAAGTGGGTGTTTTCCACCAACGGCGTGGCCAGCGCGGGCCGGCTGAAAATCCCCACGATCGGGTTCGGCCCCGCCGACGAGGTCTACGCGCACACCGTCAACGAGCACGTTAAGGTGGAAGACCTGCTCAAGGCGGCCGTTTTCTACGCTGCCGTGCCGCAGTATCTGATTGTGAATCATTGA
- a CDS encoding PBP1A family penicillin-binding protein has protein sequence MIKPLSRFKPRAYLCLATLAAAVMIICAAAGMRVVLAGLPSIDLLEDYTPSLSTKVFDKDNQLIAEFTVERRALIPLDQIPKNMQNAVLAMEDDDFYNHWGISPLGIIRAALSDLRYGRAKQGASTITQQLSKNLFLSPEKKIIRKLREIIISMQIESQFSKKEILQLYLNQIYFGEGAYGVQEASKRYFSKRIDQLTLADCALLAAMIAAPTRFTPFGHADRAQTRRAAVLYRMKDVGYITREEYEAARKEPLPLEKTPIVQTKAPYFVEYVRRQLEPKYGVDTLWKGGLKIYTTLDLNAQLAAEEIMSRSLEKLDESVQQEIAEKIKNSVSGAETCKKVVSACAPDDPDCVEKTVDCSSAAVSTSSFKLQGAFLAMDIKTGALRMMIGGRDYSETQFNRTTQALRQPGSTFKPFVWMSALMNGYTAASLVNDSPMTFYFDGRNWRLFDDSSGMFAMDLATQAFTGDKEFKIWVPGNYDGKVMGQITLRRGLELSRNLVSIYLIDKLGPTVVVATARRAGIGHKMAPVLSLGLGTNAVTMLDMVNAFATFANSGIKVEPYAIDRVLDNTGKVLEQNIPTESEQFSPQQAFLITNLMRGVVEQGTAMGARALGRPLAGKTGTSQDHRDLWFIGSTPDMTAAGWVGYDDFSSIESKDWTGGGTVVPWWTEIMQTALKDTPVRDFTVPDGITFVQIDPRTGKLALPTTRRKFLEAFIKGTEPRSFSEIDD, from the coding sequence ATGATTAAACCACTTTCGCGCTTTAAACCGCGCGCGTACCTTTGTCTGGCGACGCTGGCGGCGGCTGTTATGATAATATGCGCCGCGGCGGGCATGCGGGTCGTGCTGGCAGGGCTGCCGTCAATAGACCTGCTGGAAGATTACACACCCTCGCTTTCCACAAAAGTTTTTGACAAGGACAACCAGCTCATCGCCGAATTCACAGTCGAACGCCGCGCGCTCATCCCGCTAGACCAGATCCCGAAAAACATGCAGAACGCCGTGCTGGCGATGGAGGACGATGATTTCTACAACCACTGGGGCATCTCGCCGCTGGGCATAATCCGCGCCGCGCTCAGCGACCTGCGCTACGGCCGGGCGAAGCAGGGCGCGTCCACGATAACGCAGCAGCTGTCGAAGAACCTGTTCCTGTCGCCTGAAAAAAAAATCATAAGAAAACTGCGTGAAATAATCATCTCCATGCAGATCGAGAGCCAGTTCAGCAAAAAAGAAATACTGCAGCTTTACCTGAACCAGATTTATTTCGGCGAAGGCGCTTACGGCGTGCAGGAAGCCTCGAAACGTTATTTCAGCAAACGCATTGACCAGCTTACGCTGGCGGACTGCGCGCTGCTTGCCGCGATGATCGCCGCACCCACCAGATTCACTCCGTTCGGCCACGCCGACCGCGCCCAGACCCGCCGTGCCGCCGTGCTCTACCGCATGAAGGATGTGGGCTATATCACCCGGGAGGAATACGAAGCGGCCAGGAAAGAGCCACTGCCGCTGGAAAAAACTCCAATCGTGCAGACGAAAGCGCCCTATTTCGTGGAATATGTGCGCCGCCAGCTGGAACCAAAATACGGCGTCGACACGCTGTGGAAAGGCGGCCTGAAAATTTACACCACGCTGGATCTGAACGCCCAGCTCGCCGCGGAAGAGATAATGAGCCGCAGTCTGGAAAAACTCGACGAAAGCGTGCAGCAGGAAATCGCCGAAAAAATCAAAAACAGCGTTTCGGGCGCGGAAACGTGCAAGAAAGTCGTTTCAGCCTGCGCGCCGGACGACCCGGACTGCGTAGAAAAAACCGTGGACTGTTCCAGCGCGGCCGTCAGCACCAGCTCGTTCAAGCTGCAGGGCGCGTTTCTGGCGATGGACATAAAAACCGGCGCCCTGCGCATGATGATCGGCGGGCGGGATTACAGCGAAACCCAGTTCAACCGCACCACGCAGGCGTTGCGGCAGCCGGGCTCCACGTTCAAGCCGTTTGTGTGGATGTCGGCGCTGATGAACGGCTACACGGCGGCTTCCCTTGTCAACGACTCGCCGATGACTTTTTACTTTGACGGGCGCAACTGGCGCCTGTTCGACGACTCGTCGGGCATGTTCGCGATGGATCTGGCCACGCAGGCCTTCACCGGCGACAAGGAGTTCAAGATCTGGGTGCCCGGCAACTATGACGGGAAAGTAATGGGGCAGATAACCTTGCGCAGAGGGCTGGAGCTGTCGCGCAATCTGGTGTCAATCTACCTTATTGACAAGCTAGGGCCCACCGTGGTGGTCGCGACCGCGCGCAGGGCGGGCATCGGGCACAAGATGGCGCCGGTTCTGTCGCTGGGGCTGGGCACCAACGCGGTTACGATGCTGGACATGGTCAACGCGTTCGCCACGTTCGCCAACAGCGGCATAAAGGTGGAACCTTACGCGATTGACCGCGTGCTCGACAACACCGGCAAGGTGCTGGAGCAGAATATCCCCACGGAAAGCGAACAGTTTTCACCGCAGCAGGCGTTTCTGATAACCAATCTCATGCGCGGCGTAGTCGAACAGGGCACCGCGATGGGCGCGCGCGCGCTTGGCCGGCCTCTGGCCGGAAAAACCGGCACCAGCCAGGACCACCGCGACCTGTGGTTTATCGGCTCCACGCCCGACATGACGGCGGCGGGCTGGGTGGGTTACGACGATTTTTCCTCAATCGAAAGCAAAGACTGGACTGGCGGCGGCACGGTAGTGCCCTGGTGGACGGAGATAATGCAGACCGCGCTCAAAGACACGCCAGTGCGCGATTTCACCGTGCCGGACGGCATAACTTTCGTGCAGATAGACCCGCGCACCGGAAAGCTGGCTCTGCCGACCACGCGCAGGAAGTTTCTCGAAGCATTCATCAAGGGAACGGAACCGCGGTCTTTCTCGGAAATAGACGATTGA
- a CDS encoding ornithine carbamoyltransferase has protein sequence MKSMLRGKDWIETVDWSKEELETVLDVAADLKRRFSLNEAHRILQDKTLFMMFFEQSTRTRNSTEAGMTQLGGHAHDLTPDKMQISHGETPKDTGKVLSRYGHGIAIRNCFYGIGNKYIREVAQYSDIPVINLQCDVDHPCQSIADLMTVREKFGTSLRGMKFVISWTYAPAYARPLSVPQGLITLMPRFGMDVTLAHPREFNLMPRTVEAAKQYARESGSKFEIVHEMDESFKDAIVLYPKSWGCHQYLADQGVPEEDKKRVGMEILNKYKDWVCTEKRMKLAKPEAVYMHPLPADRGAEVEDAVIDGPQSIVFDQAENRLHTVKAIQALTMGGRP, from the coding sequence ATGAAGAGCATGCTTAGAGGGAAAGACTGGATTGAAACCGTAGACTGGTCCAAAGAGGAACTGGAAACCGTGCTGGATGTCGCGGCGGATCTCAAACGCCGGTTTTCGCTTAACGAAGCGCACCGCATTCTGCAGGACAAGACGCTGTTCATGATGTTTTTCGAGCAGTCCACCCGCACCCGCAACTCGACCGAAGCCGGCATGACCCAGTTGGGCGGACACGCGCACGACCTCACGCCGGACAAGATGCAGATTTCGCACGGCGAAACGCCCAAGGACACCGGCAAGGTGCTTTCGCGTTACGGGCACGGCATAGCGATCCGCAACTGTTTTTACGGCATCGGCAACAAATACATCCGCGAGGTCGCGCAGTATTCGGATATCCCGGTGATCAACCTGCAGTGCGACGTGGATCACCCCTGCCAGAGCATCGCCGACCTCATGACGGTCCGCGAAAAATTCGGAACCAGCCTGCGCGGCATGAAATTCGTCATTTCGTGGACCTATGCGCCCGCTTATGCGCGGCCTCTGTCCGTGCCGCAGGGCCTGATCACGCTGATGCCGCGTTTCGGCATGGACGTGACTCTCGCCCACCCCAGGGAATTCAACCTGATGCCCCGCACCGTGGAAGCGGCGAAGCAATACGCCAGGGAATCGGGCAGCAAATTCGAAATCGTGCATGAGATGGACGAGTCTTTCAAGGACGCCATTGTTCTGTATCCCAAATCATGGGGCTGCCACCAGTATCTGGCGGATCAGGGCGTGCCGGAAGAGGATAAAAAGCGCGTCGGCATGGAAATTCTCAACAAGTATAAGGACTGGGTCTGCACCGAAAAGCGCATGAAACTCGCAAAGCCCGAAGCGGTGTATATGCATCCGCTTCCGGCGGACCGAGGCGCGGAAGTGGAAGACGCGGTTATTGACGGGCCGCAGAGCATCGTGTTCGATCAGGCGGAAAACCGGCTGCACACCGTAAAGGCCATACAGGCCCTCACTATGGGCGGGCGCCCGTAG
- a CDS encoding poly-gamma-glutamate hydrolase family protein gives MRKYILAVMAVMPAGFSGGIHAADKYGDFGGMAAENPEGIAYSVISENRGAPVTVFAPHGGLLEPGTDLIARECAGDSWNFYAFIALDSATARSLHVTAAHYDEPRALALARTSVIGLAMHDQRETGDVICLGGGNAGLRAETAEELKAAGFSVEAPCGRLPGVSPDNIVNRAEKQGLQFEFSAGISKELETNSRERARFCSVLRQTVTRYLRRFSMGFRPPRATARQRRHY, from the coding sequence ATGAGAAAATACATTCTGGCCGTAATGGCGGTCATGCCCGCGGGTTTTTCCGGCGGCATTCACGCGGCTGACAAATACGGTGATTTCGGCGGGATGGCGGCTGAGAATCCCGAAGGAATAGCCTATTCCGTCATCAGCGAAAACCGGGGCGCGCCGGTGACGGTGTTCGCGCCGCACGGGGGCCTGCTGGAACCGGGAACCGACTTGATAGCCCGCGAATGCGCCGGTGACAGCTGGAATTTCTACGCGTTTATCGCGCTTGATTCCGCCACGGCGCGGAGCCTGCATGTCACCGCGGCCCATTATGACGAGCCGCGCGCTCTGGCGCTGGCCCGAACATCCGTCATAGGGCTCGCGATGCATGACCAGCGCGAAACCGGCGATGTGATCTGTCTGGGCGGCGGCAACGCCGGGCTGCGGGCCGAAACGGCGGAAGAACTGAAGGCGGCCGGTTTCTCGGTTGAAGCGCCATGCGGGCGGCTGCCGGGCGTAAGCCCGGACAACATAGTCAACCGCGCGGAAAAACAGGGTCTTCAGTTCGAATTTTCCGCGGGAATATCGAAAGAGCTTGAAACCAACAGCCGTGAGCGGGCGCGGTTTTGCTCTGTTTTGCGCCAAACGGTAACGCGGTATCTCCGGCGTTTTTCAATGGGGTTCCGTCCGCCGCGCGCAACGGCGCGGCAACGCCGGCACTACTAG